The genomic stretch ACAGCATAGCTTTCACAAACGGCCCAAGCCACTCCCTCAATCACCGCCCAGATTCCTTCGGCGGATGTAGCTTCAAGATACGAAATGCCTCACGGAAATTGACCAGTTCTTCCCGGTTCAACCGCAACGCTTTGATCGTCGCCCGCCCAATTGCGGTTAACCCAATCATCAGCGTGGCATCCGCATCCCAAGTGAAATGCTCCGCCCAATGCTGACAGCGCGGATTGAATAACCGCACGCGCTTGCTGGTCAACGGATCAAGTGCTGTCAGTTTGTCGTGTTTGTAGTAATTGCACCCGGCGCAAGCCCAAGCCAAGTTGCGGATTTCTGTTTTGCCGCCGCGTGCAAATGGAATGATATGCTCGACGTTGAACGGCTGTGGGACATAACGCCGGAGGCAGCGGCAGTATTCGCAAACGCCGCCAGCACGCGCCTCAACCGTGCGCCGTTGCGTGGCTGTCGGGCGTCGTCGAGGTTTGGCGCTAGGAGATTTGGACAAGCGACTCCAATTCCAATTGTTTCGCCAATTCCGCAGGCGGGATTTTGCGCAGGCGCGCCAGTTCGATTACCGCTTGCAACCGGTCAACGCCCAACCGTTCGAGTTCCGCGATCAACACGCCCAATTCGGTGTGTTCATGCTTTGTCAACGTTCCCGCTAGCCGCTTGGCTGTCAAGGATTCAAACCGCTGCTGCTGTGCCTCAGTCACAGTGCGATTGATCCTGAGAAACAATTCGGATTCGCGCTTCGACAGGCGTGGCGCTGCGGTAACTGGAACAGAAACCTGGCGCAAGGCTTGGCGCAGTACGGCTTGCACTCTTTGCTGGGTCGCTTTGGGCGCGGCGTTGTAGGCTCTTGCCAAGCTGGGTTCAACCGTGATGGTAGCGGGTTCAGTTGCCATAGTTGCCTCCGTAACAGATGACGTTTGCGGCACAGTCTAATCGCTCAACTCAATCCGCGCCAAGCCTCACTTCTTCTTCGGCACCGCCTTCACAAACGTCCCCTGCCAATCACTCAACAACCGCCGCACCGCTTCCGCTTCCTGCTTCTGCTCGTCAAGCGCGTTGATGTATTTGCCGAGTAACTCTTTCAGGTT from Acidobacteriota bacterium encodes the following:
- a CDS encoding HNH endonuclease, with the translated sequence MSKSPSAKPRRRPTATQRRTVEARAGGVCEYCRCLRRYVPQPFNVEHIIPFARGGKTEIRNLAWACAGCNYYKHDKLTALDPLTSKRVRLFNPRCQHWAEHFTWDADATLMIGLTAIGRATIKALRLNREELVNFREAFRILKLHPPKESGR